TGTCATATGGATTTTAAACATCATATATAAATATTGAACTGCATTAACTGATTTGCAGTTTATATCAAATATTGTAATACAAAATGACCATCCTATAAGGATATTAGTATATATTCATATAAGAACTTCAGAATAGCCacgctggatcagaccaatggtccatgtagcacagtatcctgtttccaacagtggccaagccaggtcacaagtacccaacagaaacccaaatagtagcgacattccatgctacaaatcaacATTCCAATAATTCCTTTAAATGAAATACATTTGGCAATAAAAGTCTTATGGAGAAAGTCCAGAACACAGAAGTAGGAACATGTCCAGCACTGGGAGGTGAGACGGTCTGCACAGAAGCCCCAGCTCCCTCCACCTGCACCTGTCCCTTCCTCACCAGGGTCTCCACAGGCTCTTGCTGCTGTGCTGAACTGCCTGCTTAGGGCTGGGGTGACAGGCTGAAAACTTGGGGTGCTCCTGGCCCTCTGCTGCAGCCGGAGATCTCTGGAGCTCACTCAGTAGCCTCAGCTGAGTCTCTGTCTCTGGACccagggagagaaagtgaagaGAGTCCTGTAGGCAGCTGCAATAGCCTTCTCTGTAGCTCCCACTGCCAGATGTTACAGCTGTTAGGGAAGAAAAAAAGGGAGATTTAGTGTCCTGCACATGTTAGAGCACAGAGAAGGGTAGATGGGAAAGACTATAATTGGCCCTTAACTGTATTGCTGAAATGTTACTAATATACAGGGATTAGTCCCGGGTTCTAACAAAGTAATGCTGACCCTTAAATGCTGTCCTTTACTATATAACCAGGGGCCAGATGAACTAAACAGCTAAAGGAACAAAGCCCTTTAATATTTCTGGCCCCTGAGTCTACGGGGGAAAGGATTATTAAGGTTTTTTCAGGGTTTAAACTCAGTACTGCTGAACACTCACTCTTTGCTGCCTCCTGCTGGTGCCGTCTCAGGTAGCTCACTGCCAGTTCCAGGATGTCGGCTTTCTCTGGTTTGGAAGGGAGCTGATGTCTCTGGAGCTCCGTCTCCAGCAACAGCCTGAGTTGCTCGATGCTGTTATTGATGCGATCCCGCCTCAGCTTCTCCACTGCCGGCTTCCTCAGCTGCAGGAGACACAAGAGAATCAGTGAAACCCCGAAGCTGAAAACCAGAAACTGCAAGTGACTCCTTCTCTGGCCTGATCAACCACAGACAGGAGCTAAGTGCAAAAGTTACCTTTTTCATTGACTTCTCTGCGCTGCTCTCGGAATTGCGCGCTAAGCTCTTGCGACCAGCCATCTCGCCCAAGATGTGAAGAAGGGTTTATGAACAAAGCGGTGAACGTAAAGCCAGCTGATCAGTGTCTGATGAAGGGACCCCCGTGCCCCGTCCCCTATTTATACTCCTGCAGCCGCATACTAGAGTGTGGGTCTCTTGCTCAAAGCTGTTTCCCACACTCGGCGACCAATCAGAGCTGTTCCCAAAACAAGAGAAGTGTGGCACATTAAGCTGTGACGGGGCAGCAGAGCATCTGGAGGCTGCAGCACAATAGAAGGATACTGTGGGAGAAGAGACGGCAGATTGCGGGGAAATGATGCTCCACTGATCTTGTAAAGGTTTTACCTGCATGAAACGGTCTTACCCAAGCCTGGGCTCACTTTAGCAGCAGGCTCTGGTGTGAAAGTGTGTTAAACACAAGCTTGTGAGATTTCGCATGTGGACGTTGGAGAGAAATAACGCCTCAACCCTtcctaactttttaaaaaatatatatttattgggatttattatccCCTTTATGAACAAATTCACCCAATACAGCAGGTccggtttaacataaaacttacaattttgttaacataacaatagtaaaatgagcaagtataaatataagtacataagtattgccatactgggaaagaccaaaggtccattgagcccagcatcctgtttccaacagtggccaatccaggtcacagatacttggcaagatcccaaaaaaagtacaaaacattttatactgcttatcccaggaatagtggattttccccaagccaatttaataatggtctatggacttttcctttaggaagctgtccaaacctttttaaaactccgctaagctaaccgcctttaccacattctctggcaacaaattccagagtttaattacacgttgagtgaagaaaatgtttctccgattcattttaaatttactacattgtagcttcatcgcatgccccctagtcctagtatttttggaaagcgtaaacagacgcttcacatctacccattcaattccactcattattttattgacctctatcatatctcccctcagccgccttttctccaagctgaagagcctttcctcatagggaataaatgagataaacttggaaatatgatgtcaggacaatagacagcatggaagaatattcaaacaTCATAGATACAATACCAATGAAACGCCTAATAAGCAACGCAATAGAACATTCAAACAGCATAGATATGGTGCAAATGCTTTTCTATGTAGCCGAGGggacaagtgcagatatatagatggggacaagatgggttgTCATTAGGACAGAGTTTATAGAGTTAGGGCAGACGCCATCCCTCAGATTTACTCTTGAACTGCAGAAGAAGCATGTTAGGGGCTCaatcagaatgcagcagcatgcAATGCAGATAAATTATACAGAGGGTGGATAGTGAGTAGCTGTAAAATGTGGTAGCAAAACTTATTtgtatattcagtagcactagACATTTAAATGGTCTTAAGGAATGTACATTTAAACGGTGACTACATCACTATTTCTGTGCCTGCTTTAATGGTGGCCCAGCTTACAGGTAGAAGGTATGGAGAGTGGCTGAATTTCTTTGTACTCTATAGACCTTTTTAAGTGGCCTGCCTCAACCctgcccctccaccccccccccccccccccccccccccagctattgcataaatactgatagaattgaaacaggaacttgcagagctatcgttagtaatatgtaatttagctttaaaatcaagcatggtaccagaagattggagagtggccaatgtaacaccaattttttttaaagggttcccgAGGTGATCTGggggaattatagaccagtgagcctgacactggtgtcaggcaaaatggtagagactattctaaagaacaaaattacagagcataaagGTAGGAATAGaaaaatgagacaaaaccaacatgagtttagtcaaggaaaatcttgcctcaccaatctactacatttctttgaaagggtgaataaacatgtggctaaaggtgagatggtcaatattgtttatctggattttcaaaaggcatttgacaaagtaccccatgaaagactcctgagaaaatcagAAAGTCATtggatttgttttttgttacatttgtaccctgcgctttcccactcatggcagactcaatgtggcttatatggggcaatggagggttaagtgacttgcccagagtcacaaggagctgcctgtgcctgaagtgggaattgaactcagttcctcaggaccaaagtccaccaccctaaccactaggccactcctctactatttgagattctacatggaatgttgctattccactagcaacatgtagaagtcagcccttgcagatcaccaatgtggccacagcaggcttctgcttctgtgagtctgacgtcacgtacgtgcaggacatgagactcacagaaacagaagcctgcacagccttctacaagGAATgctgctagtagaatagcaacattccatgtagaacagcaacattccatgtagaatctccactagtatctattttatttttgttacatttgtaccctgcgctttcccactcatggcaggctcaatgccgcttacatggggcaatggagggttaagtgacttgcccaaagtcacaaggagctgcctgtgcctgaagtgggaattgaactcagttccccaggaccaaagtccaccaccttaaccactaggccactcctaggagGTCTtgtgctattgtggattaaaaacgggttaaaataaagaaagcagagagtagggttaaatggtcagtgttctcaattgagaaggatagatagtggggttcccagggatctgtgctgggacctctgctttttaacatatttataaatgatctagagatgggaataactagtgaggtaaatttaccgatgacacagttattcaaagttgttaaatcacaagaggactgtaaaaaattgcaagagTAACTTACGGGACTGGGCACCTAAATgggagatgatgtttaatgtgagcaagtgcaaaatgatgcatgtgggaaagaggaacccaaattacaactaggtaatgcaaggttccacgttaggagtcactgaccaggactGGGAtgtaggcatcattgttgatgatacattgaaatcctcttctcagtgtgcagcgatggctaagaaagcaaatagaatgttagcaattattaggaaaggaatggaaatcaaaactgaaaatattataaagcctttgtattgctccatggcacaactgcacctcaaatactgtttgcagttctggtcaccacatctcaaaaaagataacacagaattagaaaagatacagagaagggtgaagaaaatgataaaggggatgggatgacttccttattgaggaaaggctaaagcagctagggctcttcagcttgaagaagagatttatttatttattacatttgtatcccacatttcccacctaattgtaggctcaatgtggcttacatagtaccacagAGGCAtttggagatggctgaggggagatatgatagaggtaaataaaatactgagtggagtgggatgggtggatgtgaatcatttgtttaccctttctaaaaatactaggactagggggacacGCAATGgatctactaagtagtaaatttaaaatgaatcagagaaaatatttcttcactcaatgagtaattaaactctggaattcattgccagagaatgtggtaaaagcagttagcttagcagggtttaaaaaaaggtttggataatttcctaaaagttcataagccattcttaagatggacttgggaagatccactgcttattctaggataagcagcataaaatgtattgtactgttttgagatcttgccaggtacttgtgacctggattggccactgttggaagcaggatactgggcttgatggaccttcagtctgtcccagtatggtaatgcttatgtacttatgtaatagtgTGCACATTCATGCACTATTCACATGTGCGTGAAGATTCACAATTATGTGCACTGAGAGAGCAAATACTCTTTAAAGAGTGTGAATTGTTCAGGAAGAATGTGTACtctttcccattagtgcatgcacacacaaataacaccagggccggtcttaggcaggggcgacaggggcggttgcacagggccccgcactgctaggggccccgcatctctatcttggaacacctccctgctccgtaccttccaccatgtttcagtagagagcggcagacagcggcagtgattttcatatcctgtcagctgctgagcccagagcctcctcgctgctgcatcctacccttgcagaagcaggaagtgacatcaaaagggggtgggatgcagcagcgaggaggctctgggcttggcagctgacaggatatgaaaatcactgccgctgtctgctgctctctactgaaacgtggtggatgcacatcaaggtacagggtgaggtggggttccgagagttcgaaacctccttttaaactctgataaattatggcttatggtggggggtgggatgcacaggcagggggtgggggtgcatGGGCGTGGGCATGGGACCAGGGGGCgtgggccccactgaactggtctgcacaggtccccgcaattgctaagaccagccctgaataACACACACTTGTGTACACTTTTAGGAAAGCGTATGCACtcttccataatagtgtgcactctttcccatTAATGTGTGCATACACAAATAATGTACACATATGTGCACTTTTCCATAACCTTTGAACTATTTCCCAATCATGCAAACGCTTTCAGAAAAGTGCACACTATTTATGACtcataaaaacaaatgaaatttcaGGTTGTTCCAGGTAAAATAAATGACAGAAAACATGTGATATGTCATTGATGCTTCCCATGTTATTTCAAatgaacttccacaaactactgaagacccatctctttaacaaggcatatcacaaagatcaacaaatgtgaactcctatacatatatccagtattgtcttataatatttgcttgtcaaactactaccatgttacccaagatccttctgttatgTATCTTCACTACTCTTCactaaatgatttagagatgggagtaactagcaaggtaattaaatttgctgatgacacaaagttattcaaagtcgttaactcgcgacaggattgtgaaaaattacaagaggaccttacgagactgggagactgggcggctaaatggcagatgacgtttaatgtgagcaagtgcaaggtgatgcatgtgggaaaaaagaacccgaattatagctacgtcatgcaaggttccacgttaggagttacggaccaagaaagggatctgggtgtcgtcgtcgacaacatgctgaaaccttctgctcagtgtgctgctgtggctaggaaagcgaatagaatgttgggtattattaggaaaggtatggaaaacaggtgtgaggatgttataatgccgttgtatcgctccatggtgcgaccgcatcttgagtattgtgttcaattctggtcgccgcatctcaagaaagatatagtagaattggaaaaggtgcagcgaagggcgactaaaatgatagcggggatgggacgacttccctatgaagaaagactaaggaggctagggctattcagcttggagaagagacggctgaggggagacatgatagaggtatataaaataatgagtggagtggaacaggtggatgtgaagcgtctgttcacgcttt
This sequence is a window from Microcaecilia unicolor chromosome 13, aMicUni1.1, whole genome shotgun sequence. Protein-coding genes within it:
- the LOC115482414 gene encoding transcription factor HES-5-like, producing the protein MAGRKSLARNSESSAEKSMKKLRKPAVEKLRRDRINNSIEQLRLLLETELQRHQLPSKPEKADILELAVSYLRRHQQEAAKTVTSGSGSYREGYCSCLQDSLHFLSLGPETETQLRLLSELQRSPAAAEGQEHPKFSACHPSPKQAVQHSSKSLWRPW